The Streptomyces hundungensis genome contains the following window.
AGAGGACGAGCCTGCGTTGTTCCCGATCGACTTCGGTGACGATGACCGTGGTCTTGTCGCCGAGTCGGACGACATCTTCCGGTGCGTCCGCGGGCGTCCGGGCGAGCTCTCGCAAGTGGACTAGCCCTCGATGCCGTCGGCGACCTGCACGAAGGCGCCGAACGGCACCAGCTTGGTGACCCGTCCGTGCAGTTTCTGGCCCACCGCGGTGCGGTCGGCGAACGCCTGGAAGGGGTCGGGTTGCGTCGCCCGCAGGGACAGTCTGGCCTCTGCGTTCCACGTGTCGAACTGGAGAAACTCACAGGTGATGCGCTGCCGACCTGACGACGTCTGAGGCTGCTTCGATGCGCCGCCATGACAGTTCGGGGCTCGTGATGAACCCGACGCCGCCGGGGAAGACCGGGTGGTCGGGGCCTTCGTCCAGGGCGACGAACACGCCGAAGGGTTCGATCGCTGCGACAGTGCCGGAAAGGAGCTCGCCGCTGTGCAGTGATTCCAGGAACACCTGAAGTTCTGGTTTCTTCAAACGGCCCGCTCATGCTGTCCAGCCTTTCACGAGGGGGCCGTGCGCCGTATGTCCGAGTGGTTCTGCGGTGGTCACGCCGCGGTG
Protein-coding sequences here:
- a CDS encoding S1 RNA-binding domain-containing protein; translated protein: MRELARTPADAPEDVVRLGDKTTVIVTEVDREQRRLVLSRRQATLDR
- a CDS encoding S1 RNA-binding domain-containing protein yields the protein MKKPELQVFLESLHSGELLSGTVAAIEPFGVFVALDEGPDHPVFPGGVGFITSPELSWRRIEAASDVVRSAAHHL